From Marispirochaeta aestuarii, a single genomic window includes:
- a CDS encoding HD domain-containing protein has translation MDFYKNLPAGVFIGSVSALELYYGKELSEPVNLVLRGSLTDVAREFDDVDFPGIEGCDAVARYEGHTCLISCIDEDEPFPRMPFSVQNLYYDPRRRVFMDPLNIYYDIRRREPRLLDEVCCDEQTVIEGALLYSRFKYPRNRFYRGLDYNWEHISVYEQRLLLSRILKGKYAHRGLDILMRTGFISTHWPELARMDATEHAKEHHPEGNAWEHTLETFRYRKNTDLALSLGLLLHDAGKPAAKRNEGNTFDRHAQIGTGIARRFLERLEFERDLQDEVVFLVREHMLPAFIPRLPTYRTERSMSSPWFPKLLELFRCDLSSTFRGPEKYYEACTTYRSFLKYRKNPFRTAEGKKQLRLYVE, from the coding sequence TCTGGAGCTCTATTACGGAAAAGAGCTGTCCGAACCGGTGAACCTTGTTCTGAGGGGAAGCCTTACGGATGTTGCCCGGGAATTTGACGATGTCGATTTTCCAGGTATAGAAGGCTGCGACGCTGTGGCCCGTTATGAAGGGCATACCTGTTTGATCAGCTGTATCGACGAAGATGAACCCTTTCCCAGAATGCCGTTCTCGGTTCAGAATCTCTATTACGATCCACGGCGAAGGGTCTTTATGGACCCTCTGAATATTTATTATGACATCCGCCGCAGAGAACCCCGTCTGCTGGACGAGGTATGCTGCGATGAACAGACCGTAATCGAAGGCGCTCTGCTCTATTCCCGATTCAAATATCCACGAAACAGGTTTTACAGAGGCCTGGACTACAACTGGGAGCATATCTCAGTTTACGAACAGCGTTTGCTCTTGTCCCGGATACTTAAGGGTAAATACGCCCATCGGGGGCTGGATATCCTGATGCGCACCGGGTTTATTTCCACCCACTGGCCGGAACTGGCCCGTATGGATGCCACCGAACATGCCAAGGAGCATCATCCCGAGGGAAACGCCTGGGAACACACCCTGGAGACCTTCCGGTACCGGAAAAACACCGACCTTGCTCTCTCCCTCGGACTCCTGCTTCACGACGCCGGTAAACCGGCGGCAAAACGGAACGAAGGAAACACCTTTGACCGCCATGCTCAGATAGGAACCGGGATCGCCAGGCGATTTCTGGAACGCCTCGAATTTGAAAGAGACCTGCAGGATGAGGTGGTTTTCCTGGTCCGGGAACACATGCTGCCCGCCTTTATTCCCCGGCTTCCCACCTACCGGACCGAACGGAGCATGTCCTCCCCCTGGTTTCCGAAGCTTCTGGAGCTCTTCCGCTGCGACCTCTCCTCCACATTCCGCGGGCCGGAGAAATACTACGAAGCCTGTACCACCTACCGAAGCTTCCTGAAATACCGGAAGAACCCCTTCAGGACTGCGGAAGGAAAAAAACAGCTGAGACTCTACGTTGAATAG
- the thrC gene encoding threonine synthase, whose product MAIAFASTRSPDKKISFKEAVFRGLAPDGGLYHPDTVPDLRELFRSFSPDTPFTEIAGRTLHTLLPQEFSREEAQAVCERAFSFSPVLRKMDEDLSILELFHGPSCAFKDFGASFLAAVMDSILAGRDERAVILTATSGDTGSAVARAFYGSSNIDVVILYPSGRVSPLQEKQLTTLGGNISALEVKGSFDDCQRMVKEAFVDGELIDRILLSSANSINLGRLLPQSFYYIWAAAQVSRNERPLLFCVPSGNFGNLTAGVLAWSWGLEVERFIAATNVNDVVPEYLESSIFTPRPSVQTYSNAMDVGDPSNFERLLAIFGGDWEEMSAVITGDTVTDAETLETIAKVEKATGEFLCPHTAVGYLASRRFLEAYRGNEKPQIISLGTAAPGKFTEIVEQATAKKPPVPEQLAGVMELEKKSVMVENSLEALKEYLLKSFG is encoded by the coding sequence ATGGCCATCGCCTTTGCCAGTACCCGGTCGCCGGATAAGAAGATCAGCTTCAAGGAGGCGGTATTCCGCGGCCTCGCTCCGGACGGAGGCTTGTACCATCCCGACACAGTCCCCGATCTGCGGGAACTCTTCCGCTCCTTTTCTCCTGATACCCCTTTTACCGAGATTGCAGGAAGAACCCTCCACACGCTGCTGCCCCAGGAGTTCAGCAGGGAGGAGGCCCAAGCCGTCTGCGAGCGTGCGTTTTCCTTTTCGCCGGTTCTGCGTAAGATGGACGAGGACCTCTCCATTCTGGAACTGTTTCACGGACCATCCTGCGCCTTCAAGGATTTCGGTGCGAGCTTTCTCGCCGCGGTTATGGATTCGATCCTCGCCGGAAGGGACGAGAGGGCAGTAATACTGACGGCCACCTCCGGGGATACCGGGAGTGCCGTAGCCCGGGCCTTTTACGGATCCTCCAATATCGATGTGGTGATTCTCTACCCCTCCGGCAGGGTCAGTCCCCTTCAGGAGAAACAGCTGACCACCCTGGGGGGCAACATCAGCGCCCTGGAGGTTAAAGGCTCCTTTGACGACTGTCAGCGCATGGTTAAAGAGGCCTTTGTGGACGGGGAGCTGATCGATCGTATTCTGTTGAGTTCCGCCAACTCCATCAACCTGGGTCGGCTTCTGCCCCAGTCCTTTTATTATATCTGGGCTGCCGCGCAGGTCTCCCGGAATGAGAGGCCCCTTCTGTTCTGCGTCCCCTCGGGGAATTTCGGCAACCTGACTGCGGGAGTTCTTGCCTGGAGCTGGGGTCTTGAGGTCGAACGTTTTATTGCCGCCACCAACGTAAACGATGTGGTCCCTGAGTATCTGGAATCCAGTATTTTTACCCCCCGTCCCTCGGTTCAGACCTACTCGAACGCCATGGACGTGGGTGATCCGAGCAATTTCGAACGCCTTCTGGCAATTTTCGGGGGAGACTGGGAAGAGATGAGCGCGGTCATTACCGGAGACACTGTTACCGACGCCGAGACCCTCGAGACCATTGCGAAGGTGGAAAAAGCGACCGGGGAATTCCTGTGCCCCCATACTGCCGTGGGATACCTGGCATCCAGACGCTTTCTTGAAGCCTACCGGGGAAACGAAAAACCGCAGATCATAAGCCTCGGGACAGCCGCTCCGGGAAAATTTACCGAGATCGTGGAGCAGGCCACAGCCAAAAAGCCCCCTGTACCTGAACAGCTGGCAGGGGTCATGGAGCTCGAGAAGAAATCGGTGATGGTGGAGAACAGCCTGGAAGCGTTGAAGGAGTATTTGCTGAAGAGCTTCGGGTAA
- a CDS encoding aspartate kinase, whose product MKVMKFGGSSVKDAEKIQHVSDIARRAASSEPVVLVFSAMKGITDMLIDAATSAEKGDPAYRRLVEEIKTRQKEAIAALFGNDTAKTIEKEIGTLLDELSDILHGVELVRECSVRTMDMIMSFGERINCRLIASYLSASGTPAQYVDARSMIVTDSSHGNAKVDFEASYPLIRQTLSKVEGIAVVTGFIARTEKGVTTTLGRNGSDYTASLVGAAIDADRVEIWTDVDGVLSADPRLVPTAFVLPEISLEDAMELSYFGAEVIHPYTMLPAVDKNISIYIKNTLNPDVPGTRIAAGAKGGSAPITGIASIENVALINIEGGGMLGHPGVASRVFSALAHAKVNIIMISQASSEHSICMVCREKEAALAVAALKTELAEELRYRMIQSIELVNELEIIAVVGENMRGTPGISGRLFSALGRANINVLAIAQGSSERNISFVIHQESRSAALNAVHKAFLEEVQ is encoded by the coding sequence ATGAAGGTCATGAAATTCGGCGGAAGTTCCGTCAAAGATGCAGAAAAGATTCAGCATGTAAGCGATATAGCCCGCAGGGCTGCTTCCTCGGAGCCAGTCGTCCTGGTTTTCTCCGCCATGAAAGGTATTACCGATATGCTGATCGACGCAGCGACATCAGCAGAAAAGGGCGATCCCGCCTATCGGCGACTGGTTGAGGAAATAAAAACCCGGCAGAAGGAAGCCATTGCCGCCCTTTTCGGTAACGATACTGCGAAAACCATTGAAAAGGAGATAGGAACCCTTCTCGACGAGCTATCCGACATACTCCACGGTGTTGAACTGGTCAGGGAATGTTCCGTCAGAACCATGGATATGATCATGAGCTTCGGTGAGCGAATAAACTGCAGACTGATTGCCTCGTATCTCAGCGCCAGCGGAACTCCGGCACAGTATGTTGACGCCCGCAGCATGATTGTCACCGATTCAAGCCACGGCAACGCAAAGGTCGATTTTGAAGCCAGTTATCCCCTGATCCGCCAGACCCTTTCAAAGGTGGAAGGTATTGCCGTCGTTACCGGCTTTATCGCCCGTACCGAGAAGGGCGTCACCACCACCCTCGGGCGCAACGGCTCAGACTACACCGCCTCCCTGGTGGGAGCCGCCATCGATGCCGACAGGGTGGAAATCTGGACCGATGTGGACGGCGTACTCTCAGCGGACCCCAGGCTCGTTCCGACGGCCTTTGTTCTGCCGGAGATATCCCTGGAAGACGCCATGGAGCTTTCCTATTTCGGGGCAGAGGTCATTCACCCCTACACCATGCTTCCCGCCGTGGACAAGAATATCTCCATCTATATTAAAAACACCCTGAATCCGGACGTTCCAGGGACCAGGATCGCAGCCGGAGCCAAAGGTGGATCAGCCCCCATTACCGGCATTGCCTCCATTGAAAATGTCGCCCTGATCAACATCGAAGGCGGCGGCATGCTCGGTCATCCCGGAGTCGCTTCCCGTGTTTTCAGTGCCCTGGCCCACGCAAAGGTAAACATCATCATGATATCCCAGGCCTCCTCGGAGCACAGCATCTGCATGGTCTGCCGTGAAAAAGAGGCAGCCCTTGCGGTAGCCGCGCTGAAAACCGAACTGGCGGAGGAACTGCGCTACAGAATGATCCAGAGCATCGAGCTTGTAAATGAACTGGAGATTATCGCCGTGGTGGGTGAGAACATGCGGGGTACCCCGGGAATTTCCGGCCGCCTTTTCAGTGCTCTCGGTCGGGCCAACATCAATGTTCTCGCTATAGCCCAGGGATCCTCGGAGCGAAATATCAGCTTTGTTATTCATCAGGAGAGCCGGAGCGCCGCACTCAATGCCGTGCATAAGGCATTTCTGGAGGAGGTACAGTAA
- the murA gene encoding UDP-N-acetylglucosamine 1-carboxyvinyltransferase has translation MYSYKIEGNIPLKGTIKASGNKNAALPCLAACLLTDQPVILRNIPDIEDVSVMLQILNTLGAKAEHRGNGTVAVCCADTPKSEVPADQARDIRASILFAGSLLARTGKVLLPPPGGDVIGRRRLDTHFMAFSELGARVEVDGIFKLTANKLVGADLFLDEASVTATENALMASVTAEGTTVIRNAASEPHVQDLCNMLNSMGAKISGIGSNILTIQGVKKLKGADFSIGADFMEVGSFIGLAAVTRGEIEIQNANPEHLRMTKIAFNKLGIHWETDGSTIRVPAGQNMRVMPDLGGMIPHIDDAPWPGFPADLTSIITVVATQVEGTVLVHEKMFESRLFFVDKLIGMGAMIVLCDPHRAVVTGPSRLRGADLISPDVRAGMAMVLAALCAEGTSMIHNVYQIERGYENLCDRLANLGARIERISNR, from the coding sequence ATGTACAGTTATAAAATAGAGGGGAATATCCCCTTAAAGGGGACAATAAAAGCGAGCGGCAACAAGAATGCCGCCTTGCCCTGTCTTGCAGCCTGTCTCCTGACCGATCAGCCGGTTATTTTACGGAACATTCCTGATATTGAAGACGTTTCGGTAATGCTTCAGATATTGAACACCCTTGGTGCAAAAGCGGAGCATCGGGGAAACGGCACTGTGGCGGTCTGTTGTGCCGACACTCCCAAGTCTGAGGTTCCCGCCGACCAGGCCCGGGATATCAGGGCCTCGATTCTCTTTGCCGGTTCCCTGCTGGCACGGACCGGAAAGGTCCTGCTTCCTCCTCCCGGGGGAGACGTAATCGGCCGCAGGCGGCTGGATACCCACTTCATGGCTTTTTCGGAACTGGGAGCGCGGGTCGAGGTGGACGGAATCTTCAAGCTCACCGCCAACAAGCTGGTGGGGGCGGATCTGTTTCTGGACGAGGCCTCGGTTACGGCAACGGAAAACGCCCTGATGGCATCGGTAACGGCGGAGGGCACCACGGTAATCCGAAACGCCGCTTCCGAGCCCCATGTTCAGGACCTCTGCAACATGCTGAACTCCATGGGGGCTAAAATCAGCGGAATCGGTTCCAACATCCTGACCATCCAGGGGGTTAAAAAGCTTAAAGGTGCCGATTTTTCCATCGGCGCGGACTTCATGGAGGTGGGAAGCTTTATCGGTCTTGCGGCGGTTACCCGGGGAGAGATCGAGATTCAGAATGCCAATCCCGAGCACCTGCGCATGACAAAAATCGCCTTTAACAAACTGGGAATCCACTGGGAGACCGACGGCAGCACCATCCGGGTTCCGGCGGGTCAGAATATGCGGGTCATGCCCGATCTCGGGGGTATGATTCCCCATATCGATGATGCTCCATGGCCGGGGTTTCCTGCGGACCTGACCAGCATTATTACCGTCGTTGCCACCCAGGTTGAAGGAACGGTGCTGGTTCATGAGAAGATGTTCGAATCACGGCTCTTTTTCGTGGACAAGCTTATCGGCATGGGGGCAATGATTGTGCTTTGCGATCCCCACCGGGCTGTTGTTACCGGTCCGTCCCGTCTTCGGGGTGCTGACCTTATTTCTCCCGATGTACGTGCCGGCATGGCCATGGTTCTGGCCGCCCTCTGCGCGGAGGGGACGAGCATGATACACAATGTTTACCAGATCGAACGGGGATACGAAAATCTCTGTGACCGCCTGGCGAATCTGGGTGCGAGGATCGAGCGTATTTCCAATCGTTAA
- a CDS encoding J domain-containing protein — protein MIQYKRLAILPILLVALIFLISGSILFGLIFTLILGLMYADFLRRELTAAREKARSKQHTPEKEDHTAREEDYKILGLKPEANLTEVRRVYKNLASQFHPDTGLYLSEAQRKTSEEAFLKIREAHDRIINSRRKD, from the coding sequence GTGATTCAGTATAAGCGCCTGGCCATTCTCCCCATATTACTGGTTGCTCTGATTTTTCTGATATCCGGATCGATTCTCTTCGGCCTGATTTTTACCCTGATACTGGGGCTTATGTACGCTGATTTTCTGCGCCGGGAGCTCACAGCTGCCCGGGAAAAAGCGCGGAGTAAACAGCATACACCGGAAAAAGAAGACCATACTGCCCGGGAAGAGGACTATAAAATCCTGGGACTCAAACCGGAAGCGAATCTCACGGAAGTACGAAGGGTCTACAAGAACCTGGCGTCCCAGTTTCATCCCGATACCGGGCTTTATCTGAGCGAGGCCCAGCGAAAAACCTCGGAGGAGGCATTCCTGAAAATCAGGGAAGCCCATGACAGAATCATAAACTCCCGCAGAAAAGATTAA
- a CDS encoding response regulator transcription factor — protein sequence MKADQSGLIPEKNVYTSFFSGVSQGILVNLAPREEELELRLNLFARENRGIAFCFSDEPLTDTRIDLYLIPLSCLFWLRSVPFLTGKAVFVYGPAYGLPGSFLAGCSDYLKEPWDERELLTRAQQIRNAVNLDYPWGDLRLRNNECLGPGGSAILSPAEETILRTLVRNRQKRVEKELLSYLLWGVHREESRAIDMHIAKLRKKMKAALPPEVRTVILTCRPGGYMLR from the coding sequence GTGAAAGCTGATCAATCCGGACTTATCCCCGAAAAGAATGTATACACCTCTTTCTTCTCAGGAGTTTCCCAGGGAATTCTTGTCAATCTGGCGCCCCGGGAAGAAGAACTGGAGCTTCGACTGAATCTGTTTGCCCGCGAAAACAGAGGAATCGCCTTCTGCTTCAGTGATGAACCCCTCACAGACACACGGATAGATCTCTACTTAATTCCCCTCAGCTGCCTGTTCTGGCTGCGATCGGTTCCTTTCCTGACGGGAAAAGCTGTTTTTGTATATGGACCCGCCTACGGCCTTCCGGGCAGTTTTCTTGCCGGCTGCAGCGATTATCTCAAGGAACCCTGGGACGAGCGGGAACTGTTGACCAGAGCACAGCAGATTCGTAATGCCGTCAACCTCGATTACCCCTGGGGAGACCTGCGTCTGAGAAACAACGAATGTCTGGGTCCCGGGGGAAGTGCAATACTGAGTCCTGCGGAGGAAACGATACTGCGAACCCTGGTACGAAACCGGCAGAAGCGTGTGGAAAAGGAACTGCTGTCTTACCTGTTGTGGGGAGTCCACCGTGAAGAATCCCGGGCAATTGACATGCATATCGCAAAACTGCGGAAAAAAATGAAAGCAGCCCTCCCTCCGGAGGTTCGTACTGTCATCCTGACCTGCCGTCCCGGGGGCTATATGCTCCGCTGA
- a CDS encoding anti-sigma factor antagonist (This anti-anti-sigma factor, or anti-sigma factor antagonist, belongs to a family that includes characterized members SpoIIAA, RsbV, RsfA, and RsfB.) — protein sequence MSNNDIVAGFDDEKDDSLKIRLQKVDSVDGCLVLYLTGYIDTYNSNFFQKRVTRAVESGYTKLIFNCGGLNYVSSTGIGSFTAFLKAVKPRGGDLVLLEIQPKVYEVFQLLGFSQFFNIKDNLNEAVDFFNSDGKSGSTDVFPKIFQCPICGKKLKATKSGRFRCSECKTILAIDNSGQVFLG from the coding sequence ATGAGCAATAACGACATTGTAGCTGGTTTTGACGACGAAAAGGACGACAGCCTCAAGATCCGCCTGCAGAAAGTCGACTCCGTCGACGGATGTCTGGTGCTGTATCTTACAGGATATATCGACACCTATAATTCCAACTTCTTTCAAAAAAGAGTTACCCGGGCTGTAGAAAGCGGTTATACCAAGCTGATTTTTAACTGCGGTGGTCTCAACTATGTCTCCAGTACGGGAATTGGCTCGTTTACCGCATTTCTCAAGGCGGTAAAACCCCGGGGAGGCGATCTGGTCCTGCTGGAGATCCAGCCCAAGGTATACGAAGTTTTTCAGCTCCTCGGTTTCTCTCAGTTCTTTAACATCAAGGACAATCTCAACGAAGCGGTTGATTTTTTCAATTCCGATGGAAAGAGCGGTTCCACCGATGTTTTTCCGAAGATTTTCCAGTGCCCGATCTGCGGCAAGAAACTCAAGGCGACCAAATCGGGACGTTTTCGCTGCTCCGAGTGCAAAACCATTCTGGCCATCGACAATTCAGGGCAGGTATTTCTGGGATAG
- a CDS encoding sigma-54 dependent transcriptional regulator yields the protein MLKLLIITDNTLTSSLIDAMVPPSSCTEVCRSIEDCRGHESFNTVILDLGIRDWQKVLKEIRRKAFSPAILALAPRSEVNSIVQALKLGAYDWLPDPPQPGTITRLCTELLCRNTEPLCCGENSVFDGFLGESTAIRQVKQLMEKFAASNQPVLLSGESGTGKGVAAEIIHKLSPRRDGPFCFRNCGAIPPALIESELFGTKTGSYTGAVDRAGGLVLSNGGSFFLDEIGELPMDHQAKLLRVIEEGVFHPLGSNRPVSVDTRFIAATNRDLKEMVTEKCFREDLFYRLNILPIHIPPLRERKEDIPLLTFHLLRKKDKRLDHRAMDRLLDYDWPGNIRQLSSCLTRAALIAESDLIRGEDLLFS from the coding sequence ATGTTGAAACTACTGATTATTACAGACAATACACTTACATCCTCCCTCATTGATGCCATGGTGCCTCCCTCTTCCTGTACCGAAGTGTGCCGCTCCATCGAGGATTGCCGGGGTCATGAATCCTTTAACACTGTCATTCTCGATCTCGGTATACGGGACTGGCAGAAAGTTCTCAAGGAAATCCGCAGAAAGGCATTTTCCCCGGCGATTCTGGCCCTGGCCCCCCGTTCGGAGGTAAACTCGATTGTACAGGCCCTGAAGCTGGGGGCCTATGACTGGCTTCCTGATCCGCCCCAACCCGGTACAATAACCAGGCTGTGCACGGAACTTTTATGCAGAAACACGGAACCCCTGTGTTGCGGCGAAAATTCGGTATTTGACGGCTTCCTCGGAGAAAGTACCGCAATCAGGCAGGTAAAACAGCTGATGGAAAAGTTCGCCGCCTCAAACCAGCCAGTATTACTGAGCGGCGAAAGCGGCACGGGAAAAGGGGTTGCGGCGGAGATTATTCACAAGCTTTCACCCCGCAGAGATGGACCTTTCTGCTTCCGGAACTGCGGCGCCATTCCCCCGGCCCTGATCGAGTCCGAGCTTTTCGGAACAAAAACCGGCTCCTACACGGGGGCCGTAGACCGGGCGGGCGGACTGGTACTCAGCAACGGAGGAAGTTTTTTCCTGGACGAAATCGGAGAACTCCCCATGGACCATCAGGCCAAACTGCTGCGGGTTATCGAGGAGGGGGTTTTTCACCCCCTGGGTTCGAACAGACCGGTTAGCGTGGATACGCGCTTTATCGCCGCCACCAACCGGGACCTGAAAGAAATGGTCACGGAAAAGTGCTTCAGGGAAGACCTCTTCTATCGCCTGAATATTCTCCCCATCCACATCCCTCCGCTGCGGGAACGAAAGGAGGACATTCCCCTCCTGACCTTCCACCTTCTCCGAAAAAAGGATAAACGCCTGGATCACCGGGCAATGGACCGTTTACTGGATTATGACTGGCCGGGAAACATTCGTCAGCTCAGCTCCTGTCTTACCCGGGCAGCGCTGATTGCAGAATCCGACCTGATACGGGGAGAAGACCTGCTGTTCAGCTGA
- a CDS encoding FxsA family protein, with amino-acid sequence MITERPLLGLFDRAAIYRLFLLVLAVSLLFIAEISLYARAFSLFSLDLVLAVTAGTGFLAFFWLVLMVRRLLNRILKEIRTGVFPEQLVVRLLGVISGGLLLLLPGFITDFLGLVILLSFLKRLAGRILLAVYGERIKGAYEYLKLS; translated from the coding sequence ATGATCACCGAACGCCCGCTTCTCGGACTCTTTGACCGCGCCGCCATATACCGGCTTTTTTTACTTGTTCTTGCAGTTTCTCTGCTCTTTATCGCTGAAATAAGCCTCTATGCCCGGGCTTTTTCCCTCTTTTCTCTGGACCTGGTTCTGGCTGTTACAGCGGGAACCGGTTTTCTGGCCTTTTTCTGGCTCGTGCTGATGGTACGGCGACTTCTTAACCGTATCCTTAAGGAGATCCGGACGGGGGTATTTCCGGAGCAGCTTGTCGTCCGTCTTCTGGGGGTCATATCCGGGGGGCTTCTGCTGTTGCTCCCGGGCTTTATTACCGATTTCCTTGGTCTTGTGATACTCCTGAGTTTCCTCAAAAGGCTTGCCGGCAGGATACTTCTGGCTGTCTACGGAGAGAGGATCAAAGGCGCCTACGAGTATCTCAAGCTTTCCTGA
- a CDS encoding WecB/TagA/CpsF family glycosyltransferase encodes MAVKVAGTRRIDFLSVPVHDLPEENLDAAVREMLERGGKHQIVLVETWDLIRARHSHERARILQEASLVIPVTRGTGRVCRFLKRPVPATYMPFDFIIKLLGCLERYGKSVYLLGSTHGNIQISTSNLRTSFPGLNIVGRCAGHYKRPAEENILLAIRKASPSLLLTGRGIKGREKWLLENRDRLSEGIYIYCGDCFEIFAGKKKRISRESWEKGRYVLPLLLKRPWRTLRGFAYLFFSFAMLSARIRKA; translated from the coding sequence ATGGCAGTTAAAGTCGCCGGAACACGGCGCATAGATTTTCTTTCCGTACCGGTACACGATCTGCCGGAGGAGAACCTCGACGCTGCAGTCAGGGAGATGCTGGAACGGGGAGGAAAACACCAGATAGTTCTGGTGGAGACCTGGGACCTTATCCGGGCCCGGCACAGTCATGAGCGCGCCCGCATTCTCCAGGAAGCGAGCCTGGTTATCCCCGTTACCCGCGGAACAGGACGGGTATGCCGCTTTCTCAAACGGCCGGTACCCGCCACCTACATGCCCTTTGATTTTATTATCAAGCTTCTGGGCTGCCTGGAGCGTTACGGGAAATCGGTCTACCTTCTGGGGTCAACCCACGGTAATATCCAGATATCCACTTCAAACCTGCGTACCTCTTTTCCGGGTCTCAATATCGTGGGGCGCTGCGCGGGTCATTACAAGCGGCCGGCGGAGGAGAATATTCTTCTGGCCATTCGCAAGGCATCGCCGTCCCTGCTGCTTACCGGCCGGGGCATCAAGGGCCGGGAAAAATGGCTTCTGGAGAACCGTGACAGACTCTCGGAGGGAATATACATCTACTGCGGCGACTGTTTTGAAATTTTTGCCGGGAAAAAGAAAAGAATCTCCCGGGAATCCTGGGAGAAAGGCCGTTATGTGCTGCCCCTTCTCCTGAAACGCCCGTGGCGGACGCTGCGTGGATTCGCTTACCTTTTTTTCAGCTTCGCAATGCTCTCTGCCCGCATCAGGAAAGCTTGA
- a CDS encoding RsmE family RNA methyltransferase, which translates to MRQFVLPPSWSGEEDLVLTGGEHHYLSRVLRLSPGIEFPALDSAGRRFDCCILSMDSESTSVKIRPQNKKVPEADFQLSLILGIPRGKKMDQVVRQATECGVRRIVPFLSDHSSVRLEPGDFRRKQERWKKVAREALQQSGTGIPPEILLPIRHKDLKATTRDLDTVLFFHEKPLGDSGLHGLLQNTSGRIGLLIGPEGGFSHKELELFSSLHYDSIYLGDSVLRAETAAIYAVAAVQTILRESGRWQLKSPEHGA; encoded by the coding sequence ATGCGCCAGTTTGTGCTGCCCCCCTCCTGGTCCGGCGAGGAGGACCTCGTTCTGACCGGCGGGGAACACCATTATCTGAGCAGGGTGCTGCGCCTGAGTCCCGGAATCGAATTTCCGGCCCTCGACAGCGCCGGCAGACGCTTTGACTGCTGCATATTGTCCATGGACAGCGAAAGCACCTCTGTGAAGATTCGTCCGCAGAACAAAAAAGTACCGGAGGCGGACTTCCAGCTGAGTCTCATCCTTGGTATCCCCAGGGGGAAAAAGATGGACCAGGTTGTGCGGCAGGCAACGGAATGCGGTGTGCGCAGGATTGTCCCTTTTCTAAGTGATCATTCCAGCGTCAGGCTCGAGCCCGGGGACTTCCGGCGTAAACAGGAACGCTGGAAAAAAGTCGCCAGGGAAGCTCTGCAGCAGAGCGGAACAGGGATCCCCCCGGAAATACTGCTCCCCATAAGGCACAAAGACCTGAAAGCAACTACCAGGGACCTGGATACGGTCCTTTTTTTTCACGAGAAACCCCTGGGGGATTCTGGTCTGCACGGACTGTTGCAGAACACATCCGGCAGGATCGGGCTTCTGATCGGCCCTGAGGGCGGATTTTCCCATAAGGAACTGGAACTTTTCTCTTCCTTGCATTATGATTCGATCTACCTGGGAGACAGCGTACTCCGGGCCGAAACCGCGGCCATCTACGCTGTCGCGGCGGTACAGACTATTCTGCGGGAGTCAGGGAGATGGCAGTTAAAGTCGCCGGAACACGGCGCATAG